The following are encoded together in the Halopiger aswanensis genome:
- a CDS encoding SPFH domain-containing protein produces the protein MVSLVSALALGAGGGPLQLQQQLEDPLLVIGALVLVLAVATVWSMIEIVDAYDRGALTVFGEYRKLLEPGLNVVPPFVSRVYTFDMRTQTIDVPSQEAITRDNSPVTADAVVYIRVMDATRAFLEVDDYQRAVSNLAQTTLRAVIGDMELDDTLSRREMINERIRQELDEPTDEWGIRVESVEVREVTPSRGVKGAMEEQTSAERRRRAMILEAQGERRSAVEQAEGDKQSNIIRAQGEKQSQILEAQGDAISTVLRARSAESMGERAIIDKGMETLEGIGQSESTTFVMPQELTSLVGRYGKHLSGSDVETDGTDLESLEFDEETRELIGLDDIADIIGDIEDAELDVEAMEEEAQAIQEGEDMAPESTGEVIDISETRQRDEADTDTDGGTEQD, from the coding sequence ATGGTATCACTTGTATCCGCGCTCGCGCTCGGGGCCGGGGGTGGCCCCCTCCAGTTGCAGCAGCAACTCGAGGACCCACTGTTGGTCATCGGGGCGCTCGTGCTCGTCCTCGCGGTCGCGACCGTCTGGTCGATGATCGAGATCGTCGACGCCTACGACCGGGGCGCACTGACCGTCTTCGGGGAGTACCGCAAGCTGCTCGAGCCCGGACTGAACGTCGTCCCGCCGTTCGTCTCGCGGGTCTACACGTTCGACATGCGAACGCAGACGATCGACGTGCCGAGCCAAGAGGCGATCACCCGCGACAACTCGCCCGTCACGGCCGACGCCGTCGTCTACATCCGCGTGATGGATGCCACGCGCGCGTTCCTCGAGGTCGACGACTATCAGCGGGCCGTCTCGAACCTCGCCCAGACCACGCTGCGCGCTGTGATCGGCGACATGGAACTCGACGACACGCTGAGCCGCCGCGAGATGATCAACGAGCGGATTCGCCAGGAACTGGACGAACCCACCGACGAGTGGGGCATCCGCGTCGAAAGCGTCGAGGTCCGCGAGGTTACGCCCTCCCGGGGCGTCAAGGGCGCGATGGAGGAACAGACCTCCGCCGAACGGCGCCGCCGTGCGATGATCCTCGAGGCCCAGGGTGAACGCCGCAGCGCCGTCGAGCAGGCCGAGGGTGACAAGCAGTCGAACATCATCCGCGCCCAGGGTGAGAAGCAGAGCCAGATCCTCGAGGCCCAGGGTGACGCGATCTCGACCGTCTTGCGCGCCCGCTCCGCCGAATCGATGGGCGAACGCGCGATCATCGACAAGGGCATGGAAACCCTCGAGGGAATCGGCCAGAGCGAGTCGACGACGTTCGTCATGCCCCAGGAACTCACCTCGCTGGTCGGCCGCTACGGCAAGCACCTCTCCGGCAGCGACGTCGAAACCGACGGCACCGACCTCGAGAGCCTCGAGTTCGACGAGGAGACCCGCGAACTGATCGGCCTTGACGACATCGCCGACATCATCGGCGACATCGAGGACGCCGAACTGGACGTCGAGGCGATGGAGGAGGAAGCCCAGGCGATCCAGGAGGGCGAGGACATGGCACCCGAGTCCACGGGTGAGGTCATCGACATTTCGGAGACGCGCCAGCGGGACGAAGCGGATACCGACACCGACGGCGGGACGGAACAGGACTAG
- a CDS encoding calcium/sodium antiporter, with amino-acid sequence MVQGGPVLQIGVILVSVLGLWVGARLLVDAVVRLARRFGLSDLTIGLTVVAMGTSTPELSVSIDAAFKGLGDIAVANVLGSNIYNLAFILGVVALVTAIPVADSVVRRDGAALLASTLLGGLVLFDLRVTRLEGLLLAGSFAAYTVYLLRATQTAEETADQSLGDGEAVPTVTVRGSFRGRDAAFLVGGLALVLVSGDYMVVASSELARNAGISEWIIGGTIVAAGTSTPEFAVSLVAIQRGSFGVSVGNVIGSNIYNLTGILGVAAVVRPLATSAASLETLAWLAGVALLVVAALRTDRVLSRLEGALFAASEIARWILGLLGVSG; translated from the coding sequence ATGGTTCAAGGCGGTCCGGTGCTCCAGATCGGCGTCATACTCGTCTCGGTGCTGGGTCTGTGGGTCGGCGCGCGGCTTCTGGTCGACGCCGTCGTTCGACTCGCCCGTCGGTTCGGGCTCTCGGACCTCACCATCGGGCTGACGGTCGTCGCGATGGGGACGTCGACGCCGGAACTCTCGGTGTCGATCGACGCCGCGTTCAAAGGGCTGGGCGACATCGCGGTCGCGAACGTCCTCGGCTCGAACATCTACAATCTGGCGTTCATTCTGGGTGTCGTCGCGCTGGTGACCGCGATCCCGGTCGCGGACTCGGTCGTTCGTCGAGACGGGGCCGCGCTGTTGGCGAGCACCCTCCTCGGCGGACTCGTCCTGTTCGATCTCCGGGTAACGAGGCTCGAGGGGCTCCTCCTGGCCGGCTCGTTCGCCGCCTACACGGTCTATTTGCTCCGCGCTACCCAGACGGCCGAAGAAACCGCCGACCAATCGCTGGGAGACGGCGAAGCGGTTCCGACGGTGACCGTACGGGGCTCCTTTCGCGGGCGAGACGCCGCCTTCCTCGTGGGCGGCTTGGCGCTGGTACTGGTGAGCGGCGACTACATGGTGGTGGCTTCCTCGGAGTTAGCCCGCAACGCCGGCATCTCCGAGTGGATCATCGGCGGAACGATCGTCGCGGCGGGAACCTCGACGCCGGAGTTCGCCGTCTCGCTGGTGGCGATCCAGCGGGGGAGTTTCGGCGTCTCGGTCGGGAACGTCATCGGCAGTAACATCTACAACCTCACGGGTATCCTCGGCGTCGCGGCGGTCGTCCGGCCGCTCGCGACCAGCGCCGCGTCGCTCGAGACGCTCGCGTGGCTGGCCGGCGTTGCGCTGCTGGTGGTCGCCGCGCTCCGGACGGATCGGGTGCTCTCTCGTCTGGAGGGCGCCCTGTTCGCGGCCTCCGAAATCGCGCGGTGGATACTGGGGCTCCTCGGCGTGAGCGGCTAG
- a CDS encoding YcaO-like family protein: MQVHVVGDDPVREAVVAALGDVDIDVADAEPAALTDARFGVVSGVAGSDVFERANDAARAGSTPWVAVEIGGVGGYPLSAVDAAVSGFAPGAGTGCFDCLHDRVASNLEDDEIADGPQAERAAARLAGAVAGRECVRVLSGAEKSIIGHVVELPHQRRRLLPVPGCECADSERDRALERDDDTLELEAAVDRAEAAIDDRVGVVASIGEVESFPVPYYLATNANTTAFSDASAPRQAAGVADDWNAALMKAVGEGLERYCAGVYRDAEFVRASEADLANAVSPTDLLRPDDAPAYDPSDEYRWVPGENLVTGEQAHLPADAVQFPQPGPGLVPAITTGLGLGSSTVDALLSGLTEVLERDATMLAWYSTFEPLELAVDDPAFATLERRARSEGLDVTALLVTQDVDLPVVAVAVHRDPDDVDGDEEIDPTDDDWPAFAAGSAADLDATAAATAALEEALQNWMELRNLGPTEAADQSGAIGEYAAFPAPTREFVSVDAGQVPAESVGPDPVPSGVDALESLLERAGDAGLTPYAARLTTRDVESIGFEAVRVVVPGAQPLFTDEPFFGERARTVPDEMGFEPRLERPFHPYP, translated from the coding sequence ATGCAAGTCCACGTCGTCGGCGACGACCCGGTCCGCGAGGCCGTCGTCGCCGCGCTGGGAGACGTCGATATCGACGTCGCGGACGCCGAACCGGCCGCCCTCACCGACGCCCGGTTCGGCGTCGTCAGCGGCGTCGCCGGCTCGGACGTATTCGAACGGGCGAACGACGCCGCTCGAGCGGGATCGACGCCCTGGGTCGCCGTCGAGATCGGCGGCGTCGGCGGCTACCCCCTGTCGGCGGTCGACGCCGCGGTGTCGGGATTCGCGCCGGGAGCGGGGACCGGCTGTTTCGACTGCCTGCACGATCGCGTCGCGTCGAATCTCGAGGACGACGAAATCGCTGACGGGCCGCAGGCCGAACGGGCTGCAGCGCGCCTCGCCGGCGCGGTCGCCGGCCGGGAGTGCGTGCGCGTCCTCTCGGGCGCTGAGAAATCGATTATCGGCCACGTCGTCGAACTGCCCCACCAGCGCCGGCGCCTCCTCCCCGTTCCCGGCTGTGAGTGTGCGGATAGTGAGCGAGATCGGGCGCTCGAGCGCGACGACGACACGCTCGAACTCGAGGCGGCAGTCGACCGCGCGGAGGCGGCCATCGACGACCGCGTCGGCGTCGTCGCGAGCATCGGCGAGGTCGAGTCGTTCCCCGTCCCCTACTACCTGGCGACGAACGCGAACACGACCGCCTTCAGCGACGCCAGCGCGCCCCGCCAGGCCGCCGGCGTCGCCGACGACTGGAACGCCGCGCTGATGAAGGCCGTCGGCGAGGGCCTCGAGCGCTACTGCGCCGGCGTCTACCGGGACGCGGAGTTCGTCCGCGCCAGCGAGGCCGACCTCGCGAACGCCGTTTCGCCGACCGACCTCCTCCGGCCGGACGACGCGCCCGCGTACGACCCGAGCGACGAATACCGCTGGGTACCCGGCGAGAACCTCGTCACGGGCGAACAGGCCCACCTCCCCGCGGATGCGGTGCAGTTCCCCCAACCCGGCCCGGGGCTCGTCCCCGCGATCACGACCGGGCTCGGCCTGGGCTCCTCGACGGTCGACGCCCTGCTGTCTGGGCTGACGGAGGTCCTCGAGCGCGACGCGACGATGCTCGCGTGGTACTCGACGTTCGAACCGCTCGAACTCGCCGTCGACGACCCGGCGTTTGCGACGCTCGAGCGCCGGGCCCGCAGCGAGGGGCTCGACGTAACGGCGCTGCTGGTCACGCAGGACGTAGACCTGCCGGTAGTCGCGGTTGCGGTCCACCGCGATCCGGACGACGTCGACGGTGATGAAGAAATCGACCCCACTGATGACGACTGGCCCGCCTTCGCAGCCGGTTCCGCTGCCGACCTCGACGCGACGGCCGCCGCGACGGCGGCGCTCGAGGAGGCGCTCCAGAACTGGATGGAACTGCGGAATCTCGGTCCGACCGAAGCAGCCGACCAGTCGGGCGCGATCGGCGAGTACGCCGCGTTCCCGGCGCCGACCCGGGAGTTCGTGTCGGTCGACGCCGGTCAGGTGCCGGCCGAAAGCGTCGGCCCCGACCCGGTTCCGTCGGGTGTGGACGCCCTCGAGTCGCTGCTCGAGCGCGCGGGCGACGCCGGCCTGACGCCGTACGCGGCGCGGCTCACGACCCGCGACGTCGAGTCGATCGGCTTCGAGGCGGTGCGGGTCGTCGTTCCCGGCGCGCAGCCGCTGTTCACCGACGAGCCATTCTTCGGTGAGCGAGCCCGGACGGTGCCCGACGAAATGGGGTTCGAACCGCGCCTCGAGCGGCCGTTCCACCCGTACCCCTGA
- the cmk gene encoding (d)CMP kinase: protein MATTESATGDPEIETTLFITVSGPPGCGATTLCERLADAIGCPYVSGGDIFRELADDRDMSLNQLTAKADESDEIDRALDQRLQQIAEKWGMANKPFILESRLAGWLAGDRADLRIWLDAPEDVRLERIEERLETEAEMRVREVSEAGRYQSYYDIDIDDREFYDLNINTARWGKAGVFNLVRTAIEEYDPAIDEGAFRTPEVDV from the coding sequence ATGGCAACGACCGAGTCCGCGACGGGCGACCCCGAGATCGAAACGACACTGTTTATCACCGTCTCCGGCCCGCCGGGCTGTGGCGCGACGACGCTGTGTGAGCGCCTCGCCGACGCGATCGGCTGTCCGTACGTCTCCGGCGGCGACATCTTCCGCGAGCTCGCCGACGACCGCGACATGAGCCTCAACCAGCTCACCGCAAAGGCCGACGAGTCCGACGAGATCGACCGCGCGCTCGATCAGCGGCTCCAGCAGATCGCCGAAAAGTGGGGCATGGCGAACAAACCCTTCATCCTCGAGTCGCGCCTGGCCGGCTGGCTCGCCGGCGACCGCGCCGACCTCCGAATCTGGCTCGACGCGCCGGAAGACGTCCGCCTCGAGCGCATCGAGGAGCGACTGGAGACCGAAGCCGAGATGCGGGTCCGCGAGGTCAGCGAGGCCGGCCGCTACCAGTCGTACTACGATATCGACATCGACGACCGCGAGTTCTACGACCTCAACATCAACACCGCTCGCTGGGGGAAGGCGGGCGTCTTCAACCTCGTCCGAACCGCCATCGAGGAGTACGATCCCGCGATCGACGAGGGTGCGTTCCGGACGCCGGAAGTGGACGTCTAG